The following are from one region of the Syngnathus typhle isolate RoL2023-S1 ecotype Sweden linkage group LG22, RoL_Styp_1.0, whole genome shotgun sequence genome:
- the rnf217 gene encoding probable E3 ubiquitin-protein ligase RNF217 isoform X1, with the protein MVDNGHISCKCKMPKFIGVLEAEGKVNSPLGCGQVEASLRNLDRRISRGKLLQDERGIAEHEQGRLQGRLQGGLQGGLVERDAEHNNNNNCNGADALEFLRGTLLASTSESGRKIARMQGAAAQGVHGDYAVTKESRGDKSEQAVHAGERNEPPSTEITASDFGGVESCFLDINCYKCDTAVTSVTLEPTSSVKDHVYCDVYCIANQRNLETVTTEAISGSCDALVLYTAEDLVNPVRDSALLSRRSRSSQRAGGDAVAEAQPCRVCLDEKTIAPLPCCRKLVCDECLTLYVTSQVQLGKAHVRCPISECSGMLETAAVVSHLSGEDLLRYRYFLELSQLDAGTKPCPRCRHFTSLGHPGPVRSELKYKVQCGSCQFVWCFKCHAPWHQGIKCRDYRKGDKQLKSWACVIERGQRNAQKCPKCKIHIQRTEGCDHMVCTQCNTNFCYRCGERYRQLRYFGDHTSNLSVFGCKYRYLPDKPHLRRLIRGSVCGAKVLLAPVVLLLVLVVAAVALVLVVALCRRRAGLPILLRVQKEEEAALSGLLASLTPKAVRPAQGPRAGDVPTPGRPRPIGARGLGGWGGGAWPGRQLSDRPTHGPDHRVLK; encoded by the exons ATGGTAGATAACGGCCATATATCTTGCAAGTGCAAAATGCCCAAGTTCATCGGTGTTTTGGAAGCGGAAGGGAAGGTGAATTCGCCGCTGGGATGTGGTCAAGTGGAGGCGTCGCTTCGAAATTTGGACCGACGTATCAGCAGGGGAAAGTTATTGCAGGACGAAAGAGGGATCGCGGAACACGAACAAGGAAGACTCCAAGGAAGACTCCAAGGAGGACTCCAAGGAGGACTCGTCGAGCGGGATGCGgagcacaacaacaacaacaactgcaACGGGGCGGACGCTCTCGAGTTCCTGAGGGGCACTCTGCTGGCTTCGACGTCTGAGAGCGGGAGGAAGATCGCTCGAATGCAGGGCGCCGCCGCCCAGGGTGTGCACGGTGACTACGCCGTCACGAAAGAGTCGCGAGGCGACAAAAGCGAGCAGGCGGTACATGCCGGAGAGCGAAACGAGCCTCCCTCCACAGAAATAACCGCTTCGGACTTTGGAGGAGTTGAAAGCTGTTTTCTAGACATTAACTGTTACAAATGTGACACCGCTGTTACTAGTGTGACTTTGGAGCCGACTTCGAGTGTCAAAGATCACGTTTATTGCGATGTCTACTGCATCGCCAACCAGCGCAACCTTGAAACTGTTACAACCGAGGCGATTTCCGGGTCGTGTGATGCGCTCGTTTTATATACGGCGGAGGACTTGGTGAACCCCGTGCGGGACTCGGCTCTTCTAAGCCGCCGCAGCCGGTCGTCGCAGCGGGCTGGTGGGGATGCCGTCGCCGAAGCGCAACCCTGCCGGGTGTGTCTGGACGAAAAAACCATCGCACCCTTGCCGTGTTGCCGGAAGTTGGTGTGTGACGAATGTTTGACGCTGTACGTCACCTCCCAG GTCCAATTGGGCAAGGCGCACGTGCGCTGTCCCATTTCCGAGTGCAGCGGGATGCTGGAGACGGCGGCGGTGGTCTCGCACCTGTCCGGCGAGGACCTGCTCAGGTACCGCTACTTCCTGGAGCTGAGTCAGCTGGACGCCGGGACCAAGCCCTGCCCCCGCTGCAGACACTTCACGTCGCTCGGCCACCCCGGCCCCGTGCGCTCCGAGCTCAAATACAAG GTCCAGTGCGGCAGCTGCCAGTTTGTGTGGTGCTTCAAGTGCCACGCGCCCTGGCACCAGGGCATCAAGTGCCGTGACTACCGCAAGGGGGACAAGCAGCTCAAGAGCTGGGCCTGCGTCATTGAGCGTGGGCAACGCAACGCGCAAAAGTGCCCCAAGTGCAAG ATCCACATCCAGCGCACGGAAGGATGTGACCACATGGTCTGCACGCAGTGCAACACCAACTTTTGTTACCGCTGCGGCGAGCGATACCGGCAACTCAG GTATTTTGGGGATCACACGTCCAACCTCAGTGTGTTTGGCTGCAAGTATCGCTACCTGCCAGACAAGCCGCATCTCAGACGCTTGATCCGAGGCTCCGTCTGCG GCGCAAAGGTGCTGTTGGCCCCGGTGGTTCTCTTACTGGTGCTGGTCGTGGCGGCCGTGGCGCTCGTCCTAG TTGTTGCCTTGTGCCGCAGGCGTGCTGGGCTACCCATTCTACTACGTGTGCAAAAAGAGGAAGAAGCGGCCCTCTCTGGGCTCCTGGCGTCTTTGACACCCAAGGCCGTGagacctgctcagggaccgcgtgCGGGAGACGTCCCCACCCCCGGCCGGCCTCGTCCAATTGGCGCACGAGGCTTAGGTGGTTGGGGTGGGGGTGCATGGCCGGGGCGCCAACTGAGCGACCGACCGACGCACGGACCTGACCATCGTGTCTTGAAGTGA
- the rnf217 gene encoding probable E3 ubiquitin-protein ligase RNF217 isoform X2 has protein sequence MVDNGHISCKCKMPKFIGVLEAEGKVNSPLGCGQVEASLRNLDRRISRGKLLQDERGIAEHEQGRLQGRLQGGLQGGLVERDAEHNNNNNCNGADALEFLRGTLLASTSESGRKIARMQGAAAQGVHGDYAVTKESRGDKSEQAVHAGERNEPPSTEITASDFGGVESCFLDINCYKCDTAVTSVTLEPTSSVKDHVYCDVYCIANQRNLETVTTEAISGSCDALVLYTAEDLVNPVRDSALLSRRSRSSQRAGGDAVAEAQPCRVCLDEKTIAPLPCCRKLVCDECLTLYVTSQVQLGKAHVRCPISECSGMLETAAVVSHLSGEDLLRYRYFLELSQLDAGTKPCPRCRHFTSLGHPGPVRSELKYKVQCGSCQFVWCFKCHAPWHQGIKCRDYRKGDKQLKSWACVIERGQRNAQKCPKCKIHIQRTEGCDHMVCTQCNTNFCYRCGERYRQLRYFGDHTSNLSVFGCKYRYLPDKPHLRRLIRGSVCGAKVLLAPVVLLLVLVVAAVALVLGVLGYPFYYVCKKRKKRPSLGSWRL, from the exons ATGGTAGATAACGGCCATATATCTTGCAAGTGCAAAATGCCCAAGTTCATCGGTGTTTTGGAAGCGGAAGGGAAGGTGAATTCGCCGCTGGGATGTGGTCAAGTGGAGGCGTCGCTTCGAAATTTGGACCGACGTATCAGCAGGGGAAAGTTATTGCAGGACGAAAGAGGGATCGCGGAACACGAACAAGGAAGACTCCAAGGAAGACTCCAAGGAGGACTCCAAGGAGGACTCGTCGAGCGGGATGCGgagcacaacaacaacaacaactgcaACGGGGCGGACGCTCTCGAGTTCCTGAGGGGCACTCTGCTGGCTTCGACGTCTGAGAGCGGGAGGAAGATCGCTCGAATGCAGGGCGCCGCCGCCCAGGGTGTGCACGGTGACTACGCCGTCACGAAAGAGTCGCGAGGCGACAAAAGCGAGCAGGCGGTACATGCCGGAGAGCGAAACGAGCCTCCCTCCACAGAAATAACCGCTTCGGACTTTGGAGGAGTTGAAAGCTGTTTTCTAGACATTAACTGTTACAAATGTGACACCGCTGTTACTAGTGTGACTTTGGAGCCGACTTCGAGTGTCAAAGATCACGTTTATTGCGATGTCTACTGCATCGCCAACCAGCGCAACCTTGAAACTGTTACAACCGAGGCGATTTCCGGGTCGTGTGATGCGCTCGTTTTATATACGGCGGAGGACTTGGTGAACCCCGTGCGGGACTCGGCTCTTCTAAGCCGCCGCAGCCGGTCGTCGCAGCGGGCTGGTGGGGATGCCGTCGCCGAAGCGCAACCCTGCCGGGTGTGTCTGGACGAAAAAACCATCGCACCCTTGCCGTGTTGCCGGAAGTTGGTGTGTGACGAATGTTTGACGCTGTACGTCACCTCCCAG GTCCAATTGGGCAAGGCGCACGTGCGCTGTCCCATTTCCGAGTGCAGCGGGATGCTGGAGACGGCGGCGGTGGTCTCGCACCTGTCCGGCGAGGACCTGCTCAGGTACCGCTACTTCCTGGAGCTGAGTCAGCTGGACGCCGGGACCAAGCCCTGCCCCCGCTGCAGACACTTCACGTCGCTCGGCCACCCCGGCCCCGTGCGCTCCGAGCTCAAATACAAG GTCCAGTGCGGCAGCTGCCAGTTTGTGTGGTGCTTCAAGTGCCACGCGCCCTGGCACCAGGGCATCAAGTGCCGTGACTACCGCAAGGGGGACAAGCAGCTCAAGAGCTGGGCCTGCGTCATTGAGCGTGGGCAACGCAACGCGCAAAAGTGCCCCAAGTGCAAG ATCCACATCCAGCGCACGGAAGGATGTGACCACATGGTCTGCACGCAGTGCAACACCAACTTTTGTTACCGCTGCGGCGAGCGATACCGGCAACTCAG GTATTTTGGGGATCACACGTCCAACCTCAGTGTGTTTGGCTGCAAGTATCGCTACCTGCCAGACAAGCCGCATCTCAGACGCTTGATCCGAGGCTCCGTCTGCG GCGCAAAGGTGCTGTTGGCCCCGGTGGTTCTCTTACTGGTGCTGGTCGTGGCGGCCGTGGCGCTCGTCCTAG GCGTGCTGGGCTACCCATTCTACTACGTGTGCAAAAAGAGGAAGAAGCGGCCCTCTCTGGGCTCCTGGCGTCTTTGA